Proteins co-encoded in one Paenibacillus antri genomic window:
- a CDS encoding DNA internalization-related competence protein ComEC/Rec2, with protein sequence MHIRRPLLWICVGWLGGMTIASRFDAGWIAFGGLTTALFVLLWAGTHHRRNVLTACAVAAAFAIGGGWFERYDASNTTAIPFPDKAEEDVVLSGVIRTKPETDGDRATFDLKVERMTARGQTAALPKEVVKVYVYFETEEERNRAAGWARGDRATVTGTIRRPLPAVNFGGFDYREYLRRQHIHWTATAEGLASVERFEAADWSVPRVLSYVDRVRDGMGARIAAAYDEPVAGFMKGLVLGIREDLDPAKYQAFSQVGLTHILAISGLNVAIYVGAILWLLGRLPLTRETRLVAAIAAVPVYVLLTGASPSVVRAGIMAMIALYAARRRLLKDGMNVLAAAALVMLAWNPYFLYDVSFQLSFAVTAGIMLGTPLMNRLVRIDRPALQSAVSVTVIAQCISFPLTVAYFNAFSVLSFPANFVIVPLFSLGIMPLGSIAMLLSYLWPGGAGALAYVAELLTSLSFRLVTWMSGYDDASSIWATPPLWWIGVYYASLFTLLAAAADKLPFGNGRGPGLGFERGVLERLTAIFRRRTVLVPACAAAYAGALLYAYAPNAFDRTAVVSFLDVGQGDAIYIRTPYGKHIVIDGGGTVRFGKPGEEWRLRKDPFEVGADVVVPLLRKRGVQRIDALLMSHGDADHIGGLRAVVDSIPVKRVFFNGTAKEGETSEALFRAIVAKRIPLTAAYEGMIVRADPATELRILYPKPSEGTELFVLDDQNERSVVLLMKVYEKTFLFAGDIGAAEEAAIAEALRSERAAFPSSPSGIDVLKVAHHGSKTSTTEAWLEATKPSIAVVSAGRNNVYGHPHPTVMERLREAGIVTFRTDRHGEVQFRITPEGWEARTKLTP encoded by the coding sequence ATGCACATTAGACGTCCGCTGTTATGGATTTGCGTCGGCTGGCTGGGAGGGATGACGATCGCCTCGCGTTTCGACGCGGGGTGGATCGCGTTCGGCGGACTGACGACGGCGTTATTCGTTCTGCTCTGGGCGGGAACGCACCATAGGAGAAACGTGCTGACCGCCTGCGCCGTCGCCGCCGCCTTCGCGATCGGCGGCGGATGGTTCGAGCGGTACGATGCGAGCAATACGACGGCGATTCCGTTCCCGGACAAGGCGGAAGAGGACGTCGTATTGTCCGGCGTCATCCGGACGAAGCCGGAGACGGACGGGGACCGGGCGACATTCGATTTGAAGGTCGAACGGATGACGGCGCGCGGCCAAACCGCGGCCTTGCCGAAAGAAGTCGTGAAGGTTTACGTATACTTCGAAACCGAAGAAGAACGCAACCGAGCGGCGGGGTGGGCGAGAGGCGACCGCGCGACGGTGACCGGCACGATTCGCCGGCCGCTGCCGGCCGTCAACTTCGGCGGCTTCGATTATCGGGAATATTTGAGACGCCAGCATATTCATTGGACGGCGACGGCGGAAGGGCTCGCGTCCGTGGAGCGCTTCGAAGCCGCGGATTGGTCCGTGCCTCGGGTCCTCTCCTACGTGGATCGCGTAAGGGACGGGATGGGCGCACGCATTGCGGCGGCGTACGACGAACCGGTCGCCGGGTTTATGAAGGGGCTCGTCCTCGGCATACGCGAAGATTTGGACCCGGCCAAGTACCAAGCGTTCTCGCAGGTCGGCCTGACGCATATTTTGGCGATCTCGGGGCTGAACGTGGCCATCTACGTCGGCGCGATCCTATGGCTGCTGGGGAGGCTGCCGCTTACGCGGGAGACGCGGCTCGTCGCGGCGATCGCCGCCGTTCCCGTCTACGTTCTGCTCACCGGGGCGTCCCCCTCCGTCGTACGGGCGGGCATTATGGCGATGATCGCCTTATATGCGGCGAGAAGGCGGCTGCTGAAGGACGGGATGAACGTACTGGCCGCCGCGGCGCTTGTCATGCTCGCATGGAATCCGTACTTCTTATACGACGTCAGCTTCCAGCTGTCGTTCGCGGTGACGGCAGGCATTATGCTCGGCACGCCGCTGATGAACCGGCTCGTTCGCATCGACCGGCCGGCGCTGCAGTCCGCCGTCTCGGTGACCGTGATCGCGCAATGCATCTCTTTTCCGCTCACCGTAGCTTACTTCAACGCATTTTCCGTCTTGTCGTTCCCGGCGAATTTCGTTATCGTGCCGTTATTCAGCCTGGGCATCATGCCGCTGGGCTCCATCGCGATGCTGCTTTCCTACCTATGGCCGGGAGGGGCGGGGGCGCTCGCCTACGTCGCCGAGCTGCTTACGTCGCTCAGCTTCAGGCTCGTGACGTGGATGTCCGGGTACGACGACGCCTCCTCGATCTGGGCCACGCCTCCGCTCTGGTGGATCGGCGTTTATTACGCGTCCTTGTTTACGCTGCTCGCGGCCGCGGCGGACAAGCTTCCCTTCGGCAATGGACGCGGCCCCGGCCTTGGCTTCGAAAGAGGCGTACTCGAACGGCTGACGGCTATTTTCCGGCGTCGGACCGTTCTCGTTCCGGCATGCGCCGCCGCGTATGCCGGAGCGCTGCTGTACGCTTACGCGCCGAACGCCTTCGACCGAACCGCCGTCGTCAGCTTCCTCGACGTCGGGCAAGGGGATGCAATTTATATCCGTACTCCGTACGGGAAACATATCGTGATCGACGGTGGCGGAACGGTCCGCTTCGGGAAGCCCGGCGAGGAGTGGAGACTTCGGAAGGACCCTTTCGAGGTCGGCGCGGACGTCGTCGTGCCGCTGCTGCGCAAGCGAGGCGTGCAGCGCATCGACGCATTACTCATGTCGCATGGGGATGCGGACCATATCGGTGGCTTGCGGGCGGTCGTCGATAGCATACCGGTGAAGCGCGTCTTCTTCAACGGCACGGCGAAGGAAGGGGAGACGAGCGAGGCGCTGTTTCGCGCGATCGTCGCGAAGCGAATTCCGTTAACCGCGGCGTACGAAGGAATGATCGTTCGGGCGGACCCTGCGACGGAGCTGCGCATCCTGTATCCGAAGCCGTCTGAAGGAACCGAACTCTTCGTCTTGGACGATCAGAACGAACGCTCCGTCGTCTTGTTAATGAAAGTATACGAGAAGACGTTCCTGTTCGCGGGCGATATCGGGGCGGCCGAGGAAGCGGCGATCGCCGAGGCGCTGCGAAGCGAACGAGCCGCGTTCCCCTCCTCTCCATCGGGCATCGACGTGTTGAAAGTCGCTCATCACGGGAGCAAGACGTCCACGACGGAAGCGTGGCTCGAGGCGACGAAGCCGAGCATCGCAGTCGTCTCCGCCGGGCGGAACAACGTCTATGGGCACCCTCATCCGACGGTGATGGAGCGGCTGCGAGAAGCTGGAATCGTGACGTTCCGGACGGATCGACATGGCGAGGTTCAGTTCCGAATTACGCCGGAAGGCTGGGAAGCGCGAACGAAGCTGACGCCGTAG